From Paraburkholderia fungorum, the proteins below share one genomic window:
- a CDS encoding SDR family oxidoreductase translates to MDNFADKVAVITGAGSGFGREFARLGAKLGMRLVLADVQQDALDETFAEVSAAGARAVAHRVDVAKGDEIDALARATLDTFGAVHLVFNNAGVGGSGGLVWENTERDWQWLLGVNLWGVIHGVRAFTPLMLDAAKRDANYRGHIVNTASMAGLLNPPLMGPYNVSKHAVVSLTESLYQDLSLVTQQVACSVLCPYFVPTGIAKAHRNRPADLANGTPLTLSQNVSRALSEKAVNSGKVSAEEVATMVFDAIREEQFYIFSHSHALSAVKTRADDIVTPRNPTDPFAERPHVREQIVAALKG, encoded by the coding sequence ATGGACAATTTCGCAGACAAAGTTGCGGTGATAACCGGGGCAGGCTCCGGCTTCGGCCGTGAGTTCGCGAGACTCGGCGCGAAGCTCGGCATGCGGCTCGTGCTGGCCGACGTGCAGCAGGACGCACTCGACGAAACCTTCGCCGAAGTGAGCGCGGCAGGCGCGCGGGCAGTCGCGCATCGCGTGGATGTGGCGAAGGGCGACGAGATCGATGCGCTGGCGCGCGCCACGCTCGACACGTTCGGCGCTGTGCATCTCGTTTTCAATAATGCGGGCGTGGGCGGCAGCGGCGGACTCGTGTGGGAAAACACGGAGCGCGACTGGCAATGGTTGCTTGGCGTCAACCTGTGGGGCGTGATTCATGGTGTACGCGCGTTTACGCCGTTGATGCTGGACGCGGCGAAACGCGACGCGAATTATCGCGGGCACATCGTCAATACGGCGTCGATGGCGGGGCTGCTCAATCCGCCGCTGATGGGGCCGTACAACGTGTCGAAACACGCGGTGGTATCGCTGACGGAATCGTTGTATCAGGATCTCTCGCTGGTCACGCAGCAGGTCGCGTGTTCGGTACTGTGTCCTTATTTCGTGCCGACAGGAATCGCCAAAGCGCATCGTAACCGTCCCGCAGATCTTGCTAACGGTACACCGCTCACGTTGTCCCAAAACGTGTCGCGTGCACTGAGCGAGAAAGCGGTGAACTCGGGCAAAGTGAGCGCGGAAGAGGTCGCGACGATGGTGTTCGATGCGATCCGCGAAGAGCAGTTTTATATTTTCTCGCATTCGCATGCACTGAGCGCCGTGAAAACCCGCGCGGACGATATCGTCACGCCGCGCAATCCGACCGATCCGTTTGCCGAGCGCCCGCATGTGCGCGAGCAGATCGTGGCGGCGTTGAAGGGGTAA
- a CDS encoding ABC transporter substrate-binding protein, with protein MTIKRLCKRTGLVAAVATTALMGAGAAMAQQVVHIGYSGPLSGGAAKYGQEVLDGMQMAAADVNQAGVEVAGKKIKLEIVPLDDKYNPSETAINARRLAQEQQAAVVLVPHSGGGFAVQTSNEQQKLLLLSYTSVPQISERGNKLTVRIPPAFTSYLNSFVKYEMATYGKKVALAATDTEYGKVWVAAFKPAWEAAGGTVVADNAMSYNRATDFYSGVSRVLAAKPDVMFIGGPSEPTGLVAQQARELGFKGGFIVMDQAKLDEVAKVTNGYAALNGAIGVLPLAADDTPSAKAFVERFRKTHGGRDPSQEVSLNYTAVYATAIAMKLAGSVSDATAIRNNFDKAVKMLPPQNNPHGVTAVDDHGGFVIGNPLAAVVQNGQLKPAALSTLTAAK; from the coding sequence ATGACGATCAAACGCTTGTGCAAGCGCACCGGACTCGTTGCCGCCGTCGCCACGACCGCGCTGATGGGCGCGGGTGCCGCGATGGCGCAGCAGGTCGTGCACATCGGCTATTCGGGGCCGTTGAGCGGCGGCGCAGCGAAGTATGGGCAGGAAGTGCTCGACGGCATGCAGATGGCCGCCGCCGATGTCAATCAGGCCGGCGTCGAAGTCGCGGGCAAGAAGATCAAGCTCGAAATCGTCCCGCTCGACGACAAGTACAACCCGAGCGAAACCGCGATCAATGCGCGGCGTCTCGCGCAGGAACAGCAGGCCGCTGTCGTGCTCGTGCCGCATTCCGGCGGCGGCTTCGCGGTGCAGACCAGCAACGAACAGCAGAAGCTGCTGCTGCTCTCCTACACCAGCGTCCCGCAGATCAGCGAACGCGGCAACAAGCTGACCGTGCGGATTCCGCCTGCGTTCACGTCGTATCTGAACTCATTCGTCAAATACGAAATGGCGACGTACGGCAAGAAAGTCGCGCTGGCCGCCACCGATACCGAGTATGGCAAGGTCTGGGTCGCCGCTTTCAAACCGGCTTGGGAAGCGGCAGGCGGCACGGTCGTCGCCGACAACGCAATGTCGTATAACCGCGCGACCGACTTCTACAGCGGCGTGAGCCGCGTGCTCGCAGCCAAACCGGACGTGATGTTTATCGGCGGGCCGTCCGAGCCGACCGGTCTCGTCGCGCAGCAGGCACGCGAACTGGGCTTCAAGGGCGGCTTCATCGTGATGGATCAGGCCAAGCTCGACGAAGTGGCGAAGGTCACGAACGGTTATGCCGCGCTGAACGGCGCAATCGGCGTACTGCCGCTCGCCGCCGACGACACGCCGAGCGCGAAAGCGTTTGTCGAGCGATTCCGCAAGACGCATGGCGGGCGCGATCCTAGCCAGGAGGTGTCGCTGAATTACACGGCGGTGTACGCGACGGCCATTGCGATGAAACTCGCGGGCAGCGTCAGCGACGCGACGGCAATCCGCAATAATTTCGACAAGGCCGTGAAGATGTTGCCGCCGCAAAACAATCCGCATGGCGTGACAGCGGTCGACGATCACGGCGGATTCGTGATCGGCAATCCGCTGGCGGCAGTGGTTCAGAACGGACAGTTGAAACCGGCGGCGTTGAGTACGTTGACAGCGGCGAAGTGA
- a CDS encoding ABC transporter ATP-binding protein → MLKLDNVALDYGSFRALDGINLHADDGELVVLLGANGAGKSSIFLAMSGLRRASGGSVLVNHRQMLGMTPAQIVRSGVIQCPEGRKLFPGMSVLKNLTLGAYVHRGDKAGNQRNLDQVFSLFPLLAERKDHTAGSLSGGQQQMVAIGRAMMARPKVLLLDEPSLGLAPLVVKQVFDVIQQINRAGTTVLLAEQNAFAALKIAHRAYVIENGRIVLEGDQASLMNNEAIRRAYVGG, encoded by the coding sequence ATGCTGAAGCTTGACAACGTCGCACTCGATTACGGCAGTTTCCGCGCACTCGACGGCATCAATCTGCACGCGGACGACGGCGAACTCGTCGTGCTGCTCGGCGCCAACGGCGCGGGTAAAAGCTCGATCTTTCTCGCGATGAGCGGCCTGCGCCGCGCTTCGGGTGGCAGCGTGCTCGTCAACCACCGCCAGATGCTCGGCATGACGCCCGCGCAGATCGTGCGCAGTGGTGTGATTCAGTGTCCCGAGGGACGCAAGCTGTTTCCGGGCATGTCGGTGCTGAAGAACCTCACGCTCGGCGCGTACGTGCATCGCGGCGACAAGGCGGGCAATCAGCGCAATCTCGACCAGGTGTTCTCGCTGTTTCCGCTGCTGGCGGAACGCAAGGATCACACGGCGGGTTCGCTATCGGGCGGTCAGCAGCAGATGGTCGCGATCGGCCGCGCGATGATGGCGCGGCCCAAGGTGCTGCTGCTCGACGAACCGTCGCTCGGACTCGCGCCGCTGGTGGTCAAGCAGGTGTTCGATGTGATCCAGCAGATCAATCGCGCCGGAACCACCGTGCTGCTCGCCGAACAGAACGCTTTCGCGGCACTGAAGATCGCGCATCGTGCGTACGTGATCGAGAACGGCCGCATCGTGCTCGAAGGCGATCAGGCGAGCCTGATGAACAACGAAGCGATCCGGCGCGCTTATGTGGGCGGCTGA
- a CDS encoding ABC transporter ATP-binding protein, with product MLEIDSLSKRFGGLVAVDDVSTTIAAGQINAIIGPNGAGKTTFFNLISGTHLPTSGRILFKGEDVTKLGADQMARLGVARTFQSTALFDRASVLDNLIVGHRLRTHSGLWDVLTHSKRLKHEEQICRDKARDALDFVGLSAMASRMAGDISQEERKRAAIALALATEPSLMLLDEPAGGVNPEETEGLADLIRKLVKHGVTVCLVEHKMNMIMKLADRIMVLNYGKKIAEGMPAEIRANPAVIDAYLGSEHAEA from the coding sequence ATGCTTGAAATCGACTCGCTCAGCAAACGGTTCGGCGGCCTCGTTGCCGTCGACGACGTGAGCACGACAATCGCCGCAGGGCAGATCAACGCGATCATCGGGCCGAACGGCGCGGGCAAGACCACGTTCTTCAATCTGATCAGCGGTACGCATCTGCCGACGTCCGGGCGCATTCTCTTCAAAGGCGAGGACGTGACGAAGCTCGGCGCCGATCAGATGGCGCGTCTTGGCGTCGCGCGCACGTTTCAGTCCACCGCATTGTTCGACCGGGCCAGTGTGCTCGACAACCTGATCGTCGGGCACCGTCTGCGCACGCATTCCGGTCTATGGGACGTGCTCACGCATTCGAAGCGCCTGAAACACGAGGAGCAGATTTGCCGCGACAAGGCGCGCGACGCGCTCGACTTCGTAGGGCTCTCGGCAATGGCCTCGCGCATGGCCGGCGACATCTCGCAGGAAGAACGCAAACGCGCCGCTATAGCGCTCGCGCTCGCCACCGAACCGAGCCTGATGCTACTCGACGAACCCGCCGGCGGCGTCAACCCGGAGGAGACCGAGGGTCTCGCCGACCTGATCCGCAAGCTGGTCAAGCACGGCGTGACGGTATGCCTGGTCGAACACAAGATGAACATGATCATGAAGCTGGCGGACCGCATCATGGTGCTGAACTACGGCAAGAAAATCGCCGAAGGAATGCCCGCCGAGATTCGCGCCAACCCGGCGGTGATCGACGCCTATCTCGGGAGCGAACATGCTGAAGCTTGA
- a CDS encoding branched-chain amino acid ABC transporter permease — protein sequence MKLFEGKPGWTLLFVLGLVFPFAATNDYMLTVMSTAYIFALATVGLNLITGYTGQFNLAHGSFMAVGAYTVGILTVDHQVPFWLAFIASGVVVAVLGVLVGLVSLRLRGHYFSIFTLCVGYIMFLVIEKWDGLTHGVSDIIGIPAPSGFGLVSFENPRALYYLVFAFLVLGVWLMHRIVDSLLGRTFMAIRNSDGLAQSLGINLMRNKVLAFVLSVIYAGLAGGLYAGSVRFLGPDLAAVDHTFDMTMYMLVGGIGTLAGPLLGALIIPWLTQYLQFLQEYRFVVFGPILIVLVIFLPNGIVGLYQSKKMRRVQRPVPKGGIAAAQSASARGDRHA from the coding sequence ATGAAACTATTCGAGGGCAAGCCGGGGTGGACGCTGCTGTTCGTGCTCGGCCTGGTGTTCCCGTTCGCCGCGACCAACGACTACATGCTCACCGTGATGTCCACCGCGTACATCTTCGCGCTGGCCACGGTCGGGTTGAATCTGATCACGGGCTACACGGGGCAGTTCAATCTCGCGCACGGCAGTTTCATGGCGGTGGGCGCGTACACGGTCGGCATTCTCACCGTCGATCATCAGGTGCCGTTCTGGCTCGCGTTCATCGCATCGGGGGTAGTGGTCGCGGTACTCGGCGTGCTTGTCGGCCTCGTGTCGCTGCGTTTGCGCGGTCACTATTTTTCGATTTTCACGCTATGCGTGGGCTACATCATGTTTCTCGTCATCGAGAAATGGGACGGCCTGACGCATGGTGTCTCGGACATCATCGGCATTCCGGCACCGTCGGGCTTCGGTCTCGTGTCGTTCGAGAATCCGCGTGCGCTCTACTACCTCGTGTTCGCGTTTCTGGTGCTAGGCGTGTGGCTGATGCATCGCATCGTCGACTCGCTGCTCGGCCGCACTTTCATGGCAATCCGTAATAGCGACGGACTCGCGCAATCGCTCGGCATCAACCTGATGCGCAACAAGGTGCTGGCGTTCGTGCTGTCGGTTATTTACGCGGGGCTTGCCGGTGGTTTGTATGCGGGCTCCGTACGCTTTCTCGGGCCTGATCTGGCCGCCGTCGATCACACGTTCGACATGACCATGTACATGCTGGTGGGCGGCATCGGCACGCTTGCGGGACCGTTGCTCGGCGCGCTGATTATCCCGTGGCTCACGCAGTATCTGCAGTTTCTGCAGGAATACCGCTTCGTCGTATTCGGCCCGATATTGATCGTGCTGGTGATCTTCCTGCCCAACGGCATCGTCGGTTTGTATCAGTCGAAAAAGATGCGCCGCGTGCAACGGCCTGTGCCGAAAGGCGGCATCGCCGCGGCGCAGTCCGCATCCGCACGAGGAGACCGTCATGCTTGA
- a CDS encoding branched-chain amino acid ABC transporter permease, with translation MFLQQVLNGLTLGGIYSLVALGLTLVYGILAVPNFAHGAFYMVGAFVSFYLMTRLGLNYWLAMIGSSIAVAALAVLAERLVFQPLRKSSELHPMIAAIGLMLFLEAGAQAIWGADFHRMPTPYAGIVDLGGVSAPLQRLLIIAAAFALVALLQLFLRFTVVGSSIIAMAQDREGASLMGIDANKVTMLTFGISGLLAAVAATLYAPINLVYPAMGQLVILKAFVIIILGGMGSVPGAIVGGLIIGMAESFGAFYISTDYKDIIAFVLLVVILSVRPQGLFTRELRAS, from the coding sequence ATGTTTTTGCAGCAGGTCCTCAACGGGCTGACTCTCGGCGGCATTTATAGCCTCGTCGCGCTCGGTCTGACGCTGGTCTACGGCATTCTCGCGGTGCCGAATTTCGCGCACGGCGCGTTCTACATGGTCGGCGCCTTCGTATCGTTCTATCTGATGACGCGACTCGGCCTGAACTACTGGCTTGCGATGATCGGCTCCAGCATCGCCGTCGCCGCGCTCGCCGTTCTCGCGGAACGGCTCGTGTTCCAGCCGCTGCGCAAGTCGTCCGAATTGCATCCGATGATCGCCGCGATCGGACTGATGCTGTTTCTCGAAGCAGGCGCACAGGCGATCTGGGGCGCGGATTTTCATCGTATGCCGACTCCCTATGCGGGCATTGTCGATCTCGGCGGCGTCAGTGCGCCGCTGCAGCGTCTGCTGATTATCGCCGCCGCCTTTGCGCTGGTGGCTCTGCTGCAACTGTTCCTCCGGTTCACCGTGGTCGGCTCCAGCATCATCGCGATGGCGCAGGACCGCGAAGGCGCGTCGCTGATGGGCATCGACGCGAACAAGGTGACCATGCTCACCTTCGGCATCTCGGGCCTGCTCGCCGCGGTAGCTGCCACGCTCTACGCGCCCATCAACCTCGTCTATCCCGCGATGGGCCAACTGGTGATTCTCAAAGCCTTCGTGATCATCATTCTCGGCGGCATGGGCAGCGTACCGGGTGCGATTGTCGGCGGATTGATCATCGGCATGGCGGAGAGCTTCGGCGCGTTCTATATCTCGACCGACTACAAGGACATCATCGCGTTCGTGCTGCTGGTGGTGATTCTGTCGGTTCGCCCGCAAGGGCTCTTCACCAGGGAACTGCGCGCATCGTGA